A single window of Leptospira wolffii serovar Khorat str. Khorat-H2 DNA harbors:
- a CDS encoding acyl-CoA thioesterase has protein sequence MLITPIQTRWNDLDPFAHVNNARYMSYLEIGRVDYCMKKFGVKEIYDVPFLLARIEVDMLKAVELADPIEVQTCVSRVGNKSWEFTSTIRHVESKTPYTRAKTVQVSYDHRKKISVPIPDWIRKILEEDLRKFEDSLPKN, from the coding sequence ATGTTAATCACACCGATCCAGACTCGTTGGAACGATTTGGATCCGTTCGCCCATGTGAACAACGCAAGATACATGTCTTATCTGGAGATCGGGCGCGTGGATTATTGCATGAAGAAGTTCGGAGTAAAAGAAATCTACGACGTTCCATTTCTACTCGCTCGGATCGAGGTCGATATGCTGAAAGCTGTGGAACTTGCGGATCCGATCGAGGTTCAGACCTGTGTTTCCCGAGTGGGGAATAAGTCCTGGGAATTCACTTCCACGATCCGCCATGTGGAATCCAAGACGCCTTATACCCGCGCTAAGACCGTCCAAGTTTCCTACGATCATAGAAAAAAAATATCGGTTCCCATTCCGGATTGGATCCGTAAAATTCTGGAAGAGGATCTCCGCAAATTCGAAGATTCCCTTCCGAAAAATTGA
- the pheS gene encoding phenylalanine--tRNA ligase subunit alpha — translation MSLSEELDRIYEEANRLISSSVDEADLDKNKNEFLGKKGRLTSVLKNLASLSIEEKKTVGQKANDLSKSLEEIVVKTRENLKLKSFREQSEKEWFDALRPLGEAEPGTLHPITKIQYEIEDIFTSMGFEVWDGPEVETDFNNFGALNFTDDHPARDMQDTFYLEDGNLLRTHTSAIQVRALRKLKPPFKIIGPGRVFRYEEVDASHETSFYQIEGMVVGKDISAGNMLYTMEVLLSRVFEKEVKTRLRPGFFPFVEPAFELDINCQVCGGSGCSVCKHSGWLELMPCGLVHPNVFTLNGLDPKEWTGFAFGLGLDRLVMMKYGIHDIRYLHSGNLRFLKQF, via the coding sequence ATGAGTCTTTCCGAAGAATTAGATAGAATCTACGAAGAAGCCAATCGTTTGATTTCCTCTTCCGTCGACGAGGCGGATCTGGATAAGAACAAAAACGAATTCTTAGGGAAGAAAGGAAGGCTTACTTCCGTTCTTAAGAATCTCGCCTCCCTGTCCATAGAGGAAAAGAAAACCGTGGGACAAAAGGCCAACGATCTTTCCAAGAGTTTAGAAGAGATCGTAGTGAAGACCCGGGAAAATCTCAAACTGAAGAGTTTTCGGGAACAATCCGAGAAGGAATGGTTCGACGCCTTAAGACCTCTGGGCGAGGCGGAACCTGGTACCCTCCATCCGATTACCAAGATCCAGTACGAGATAGAGGATATCTTCACATCCATGGGCTTCGAGGTTTGGGACGGACCGGAAGTCGAAACCGATTTCAATAATTTCGGTGCCTTGAATTTTACCGACGACCATCCGGCTCGGGACATGCAGGATACTTTCTATCTAGAAGACGGTAACCTTCTTCGCACCCATACTTCCGCGATCCAAGTTAGAGCATTAAGAAAACTGAAACCTCCATTCAAGATCATAGGCCCCGGTAGAGTTTTCCGCTACGAAGAAGTGGACGCTTCCCACGAGACTTCCTTTTATCAGATAGAAGGTATGGTGGTTGGTAAAGATATTTCCGCGGGAAATATGCTATATACGATGGAAGTGCTATTATCTCGCGTTTTCGAAAAGGAAGTCAAGACCCGACTTCGCCCAGGATTCTTCCCTTTCGTGGAGCCTGCCTTCGAATTGGATATCAATTGCCAAGTATGCGGAGGAAGCGGCTGTTCGGTCTGTAAACATTCCGGATGGTTGGAGCTTATGCCTTGCGGCCTCGTTCATCCCAACGTTTTTACATTGAACGGTCTGGATCCGAAAGAATGGACCGGATTCGCCTTCGGGCTCGGATTAGACCGGCTCGTGATGATGAAATACGGGATCCACGATATCCGTTATCTGCATTCCGGAAATCTCAGGTTCTTAAAACAATTCTAA
- a CDS encoding UDP-N-acetylmuramate--L-alanine ligase translates to MKIHLIGIGGIAMGNLASMLRSLGHEVSGSDAGVYPPMSDKLKEWKIPYSEGFDASRIAGKDLVVVGNAISRGNPEVEEVLNSGAEYVSMSAALEKYILAGKKVVVVAGTHGKTTTTFLIHHLLKESGLKPGLFVGGIRKDGFPGFEFTDGKYFVIEGDEYDTAFFDKASKFLHYRPTYAILNALDFDHADIFKDIGEIETMFSRLLRLVPSNGKAYYWAGAANLKRICHEASKFLKSEPFDFNKKGSLLSWRKGSLMSGDRVLRPRFFGNHNYRNAEVALRVCEEILQKEKIPNARERLLDALETFSGVKRRQDILFESPKSILVEDFAHHPVAVEETIKSVKQAFPGFKIISLFEPRSATSHRNVFQKEYSFAFKGSAVTLITEIHNLKKVSKENRLDVKKLVLKLPKHSGTLPFYCKDPKDLVSKLRKILPQFEKDKILILAMSNGAFGGIYPSLRELSESRK, encoded by the coding sequence TTGAAGATTCATCTGATCGGAATCGGCGGAATCGCCATGGGAAACTTGGCCTCCATGCTGAGGAGTCTAGGTCATGAGGTTTCCGGTTCCGATGCCGGAGTATATCCTCCCATGTCCGATAAGCTCAAGGAATGGAAGATTCCTTATTCGGAGGGCTTCGATGCTTCTAGGATTGCCGGAAAGGATTTAGTCGTAGTCGGCAATGCGATCTCTCGCGGTAACCCCGAGGTCGAAGAGGTATTGAATAGCGGAGCCGAATACGTATCCATGTCGGCGGCTTTGGAAAAGTATATTCTCGCCGGTAAGAAGGTGGTAGTAGTGGCGGGGACTCATGGAAAGACCACGACCACGTTTTTAATCCATCATCTTCTGAAAGAATCCGGTCTCAAGCCGGGACTATTCGTGGGGGGAATTCGCAAGGATGGATTTCCGGGATTCGAATTTACGGATGGAAAATATTTCGTGATCGAAGGTGACGAGTACGATACAGCATTCTTCGATAAGGCGTCTAAGTTCCTACATTATCGACCTACATATGCAATATTGAACGCTTTAGATTTCGATCATGCGGATATCTTTAAGGATATCGGAGAGATCGAGACCATGTTCTCCAGACTTCTTCGTTTGGTTCCGAGTAACGGAAAGGCGTATTACTGGGCGGGCGCCGCCAATCTCAAAAGAATCTGCCATGAGGCTTCCAAATTTCTGAAGTCCGAACCGTTCGATTTCAATAAGAAGGGATCCTTGCTTTCTTGGAGAAAAGGAAGCTTGATGTCGGGAGATCGGGTTCTTAGGCCTAGATTTTTCGGAAATCATAATTATAGAAACGCCGAAGTCGCTTTGCGAGTCTGCGAAGAGATTCTACAAAAAGAAAAGATTCCTAACGCAAGAGAACGCCTTTTGGATGCGCTTGAAACTTTCTCCGGAGTAAAGCGTAGGCAGGATATTCTTTTTGAATCCCCTAAAAGCATTCTTGTGGAGGATTTCGCCCACCATCCCGTAGCCGTCGAAGAGACCATCAAATCAGTGAAGCAGGCTTTTCCCGGCTTCAAGATCATTAGTTTATTCGAACCTAGAAGCGCGACTTCCCATAGGAACGTCTTCCAAAAGGAGTATTCCTTCGCTTTCAAGGGTTCCGCAGTGACCTTAATCACCGAGATCCATAATCTCAAAAAGGTATCCAAAGAGAATCGTTTGGACGTCAAGAAACTTGTCCTGAAGCTGCCCAAGCATTCCGGGACTTTACCGTTTTATTGCAAGGACCCGAAAGATCTGGTCTCCAAACTTAGGAAAATCCTTCCCCAATTCGAGAAGGATAAAATCCTGATCTTAGCCATGTCGAACGGAGCCTTCGGCGGCATTTATCCTTCTCTTAGGGAACTGAGCGAGTCCAGAAAATGA
- a CDS encoding YIP1 family protein, translated as MSLIAGQTDLTETEKSKLSLLEKIFKSPQDAFDQYLRDSSLGRKELLRLHFALWVLAPVSKVAGNIIKIAWDFVFADSIEWNIFSGALTSFVLYPVLLLIVSQLDVVRVFYKKIDRTKGESFPPADVLTLAFLPFSASAVFWILPGPWHLGLIGIAFLYSSYLCALGMRRASGSDPREILIFFLVGISYLLSIALVFTFIYNIIRTLLN; from the coding sequence ATGAGCCTGATCGCCGGACAAACCGATTTAACCGAAACGGAAAAATCGAAGCTTTCCTTATTGGAGAAGATATTCAAGTCCCCTCAGGACGCATTCGATCAGTATTTAAGGGATTCCTCCTTGGGAAGAAAGGAATTACTGCGTCTGCATTTCGCACTCTGGGTGTTGGCTCCCGTTTCCAAGGTCGCGGGCAATATCATAAAAATTGCATGGGACTTCGTTTTTGCCGATTCTATAGAATGGAATATCTTCTCGGGAGCCCTGACTTCTTTCGTTTTATATCCGGTTCTGCTTTTGATCGTATCCCAATTGGATGTGGTTCGGGTATTCTATAAGAAGATAGACCGTACTAAAGGGGAGAGTTTTCCTCCCGCAGACGTATTGACTTTGGCCTTTCTTCCTTTTTCGGCATCCGCAGTCTTTTGGATTTTACCGGGTCCTTGGCATCTAGGGCTGATAGGAATCGCATTTCTATATTCTTCCTACTTATGCGCCTTGGGGATGAGAAGAGCTAGCGGATCCGATCCTCGGGAGATTTTGATTTTCTTTTTGGTGGGAATCTCTTATCTTCTGAGTATAGCTTTGGTTTTTACTTTTATCTATAATATCATTAGGACTTTATTAAATTGA
- a CDS encoding DUF4340 domain-containing protein — translation MRNKLLLLALVVVLLFASIFLLEENKEDLTEFEYWKLNIDKIEYFPGGEKWSEESGENFAKKPFEISKRDEIRKGNFYVVSDTDSETGKKIEYEAGYNAENSFRDLNRLKVKSTESVIEGIPVQESLLIGEDSPKLVLYSGNQKKVLRIGKKHKNGSTRVILDEGHPSVILSSSSYLFDRFQKGPEDFRQRQLINLNGETVKEISYLDETGKSIRMDNTPYEDNKAKKNFWRRLSGTIMILDQKLAEDLYRSVTGLKTELFPDEPNGAGFAVSNLLAPDAANTEYSLASLKVILSDGNEILIRFHRSTDIGERKLNPVVRILNRKFQEPPVYVNEDIFHRIQDTASRIQASTMVAKPSKKTSAKPQRKNP, via the coding sequence ATGAGAAATAAATTACTCCTTCTTGCTCTCGTGGTAGTTCTCTTATTCGCTTCCATCTTTTTGTTGGAGGAGAATAAGGAGGATCTGACCGAATTCGAATATTGGAAATTGAATATTGATAAAATAGAATATTTCCCCGGTGGAGAAAAATGGTCCGAGGAATCCGGAGAAAATTTCGCTAAGAAACCTTTCGAAATCTCCAAACGGGACGAGATCCGAAAAGGAAATTTCTATGTCGTTTCCGATACGGATTCGGAAACGGGAAAGAAGATTGAATACGAAGCCGGATATAACGCGGAGAATAGCTTTCGCGATCTGAATCGTCTGAAAGTCAAAAGTACGGAGTCGGTAATCGAAGGCATTCCCGTTCAGGAATCCTTACTGATAGGAGAAGATTCTCCTAAACTGGTCCTCTATTCCGGTAATCAAAAAAAGGTACTTAGGATCGGTAAGAAACATAAGAACGGATCCACCCGAGTCATTTTGGATGAAGGACATCCTTCCGTAATTCTATCCTCTTCTTCTTATTTGTTCGATCGGTTCCAGAAGGGACCCGAAGATTTCCGTCAAAGACAACTTATCAATCTGAACGGAGAAACCGTAAAAGAGATTTCCTATCTGGATGAGACCGGAAAATCGATCCGCATGGATAACACTCCGTACGAGGACAATAAGGCTAAGAAGAATTTTTGGCGCAGACTTTCGGGAACGATCATGATTCTGGACCAAAAATTAGCCGAGGATCTTTATCGTTCCGTGACTGGATTAAAGACGGAACTTTTTCCGGACGAACCGAACGGAGCCGGTTTCGCGGTAAGCAACCTACTTGCGCCGGATGCAGCTAATACGGAATATTCTCTTGCGAGTCTTAAAGTAATCCTGTCGGACGGAAACGAAATATTGATCCGTTTCCATCGCTCCACGGATATCGGGGAAAGAAAACTGAACCCTGTGGTTCGCATTCTAAACAGAAAATTCCAGGAACCTCCCGTCTATGTGAACGAGGATATTTTTCATAGGATTCAGGATACTGCATCTCGAATCCAAGCTTCTACCATGGTGGCAAAACCTTCCAAAAAGACTTCCGCGAAACCGCAACGGAAAAATCCATGA
- a CDS encoding Gldg family protein, which yields MKNYLNRILSWASILFLLLFFPVYDTFASAGSRWLLSIVVAATLAASGVLSFLGSKKEERETNLSLASGLGLLSLGLYFLRIYLEDLSIQKGSSAEWIGSLREFLLVFLVLSVLGSAALGLLREWERASAENQSSLKGKKQSLIRDFFLGAGILLLAVILANYISVIKNHNFDLSSKGQFSFSPEAKKILKEIPEGAEVDVIAFYPRPLENAPSSDKSNSLALRRVRPDLEILLGQLGSIHPGFKVKFVNADVELDELAEFGQVSNGNVLVRFRKKDAKAGPYPEQKVSVKDKTELEEFERKLVQAFMNVTTKERKVYFTQSNGERYSAVFQNLPNEKLTRLSAGLSFLNYRLSGIGFKENWPPKIPEDTDILVIIGPTVPFGPEARQAILEYFNQKKGKLFITIEPKGGETFDWLLENSGQTFVKETLSQIPSQPGIVITKAFRKHAIEESLSKKDLGVVYPYSGYFQSKASAEPKSKSNDSYVLLESGGESYSDKNGNGKQDAGDDNKNVPLALLLRTVEETKASAVNQDPNQPPAPAENKSGNEGRAVIFSGTSWLTDQYIPYAANYELASSSATWLHQDVSLPAIPPKKEEIESVSLTDGQKRAVWILGMFVFPGLIAGLGSIYVVRRRRGRDSE from the coding sequence ATGAAGAATTATTTAAACAGAATATTGTCCTGGGCCTCGATCCTTTTTCTTTTGCTATTTTTTCCGGTTTACGACACCTTTGCGAGCGCCGGAAGCCGTTGGCTATTATCCATCGTGGTTGCGGCGACCTTGGCCGCTTCTGGGGTTCTTTCTTTTCTGGGTTCCAAGAAGGAAGAAAGAGAAACGAATCTTTCCCTAGCATCCGGGCTAGGGCTACTCTCTTTAGGCTTGTATTTCCTGCGAATCTACTTGGAGGATTTATCCATACAAAAAGGTTCTTCGGCGGAATGGATCGGAAGCTTGCGAGAGTTCCTACTCGTGTTCCTGGTGCTTTCCGTGTTGGGAAGCGCCGCCTTAGGTCTTTTGAGAGAATGGGAAAGAGCCTCCGCGGAGAACCAATCCAGTCTGAAAGGAAAAAAACAGAGTCTGATTCGCGATTTCTTTCTGGGAGCAGGGATTCTGCTTCTGGCGGTTATTTTAGCAAATTATATTTCCGTAATTAAGAATCACAACTTCGATCTGAGTTCCAAGGGGCAATTCTCCTTCTCTCCGGAAGCGAAGAAGATCTTAAAGGAGATTCCGGAAGGGGCCGAAGTGGATGTGATCGCATTCTACCCTCGTCCTCTGGAGAATGCGCCTAGTTCCGACAAATCCAACTCTCTCGCATTGCGTAGGGTAAGACCGGATTTGGAAATTTTACTCGGTCAATTGGGATCGATTCATCCGGGGTTTAAGGTAAAATTCGTGAATGCGGACGTGGAGCTGGACGAACTCGCGGAATTCGGACAAGTTTCCAACGGAAACGTGTTGGTGCGTTTTCGTAAAAAGGATGCGAAAGCGGGGCCTTACCCCGAGCAAAAGGTGAGCGTAAAGGACAAGACGGAGTTGGAAGAATTCGAAAGAAAGCTGGTCCAGGCCTTCATGAACGTCACTACCAAAGAAAGAAAGGTATACTTCACCCAATCCAACGGAGAAAGGTATTCGGCAGTTTTCCAAAATCTTCCGAATGAAAAGCTGACTCGGCTTTCGGCGGGACTTTCCTTTCTGAACTATCGCCTTTCGGGTATCGGTTTTAAGGAGAATTGGCCTCCTAAAATTCCGGAAGATACGGATATTCTGGTGATCATCGGACCTACCGTTCCTTTCGGCCCGGAAGCAAGACAGGCTATATTAGAATATTTTAATCAAAAAAAGGGCAAACTCTTTATTACGATCGAGCCTAAGGGCGGAGAGACCTTCGATTGGCTTCTCGAGAATTCCGGACAGACTTTCGTAAAGGAAACTTTGTCTCAGATTCCTTCCCAACCTGGAATCGTGATCACGAAAGCCTTCCGTAAACATGCCATAGAAGAATCCCTGAGCAAAAAGGATTTAGGTGTCGTTTACCCGTACTCCGGTTATTTTCAGTCCAAGGCTTCTGCGGAACCGAAGAGCAAATCTAACGACTCTTACGTTCTACTCGAGAGCGGCGGGGAGTCCTACTCGGATAAAAACGGAAACGGTAAGCAGGATGCGGGCGACGATAATAAGAATGTGCCTTTGGCCCTTTTACTCAGAACGGTAGAAGAAACCAAGGCTTCAGCTGTGAATCAGGACCCGAACCAACCTCCTGCTCCTGCGGAAAATAAATCCGGAAACGAAGGTCGGGCGGTTATATTCTCCGGAACTTCTTGGTTGACGGATCAATATATACCTTACGCCGCAAATTACGAATTAGCAAGTTCCTCCGCGACTTGGCTGCACCAGGATGTGAGCCTACCTGCGATTCCTCCTAAAAAAGAGGAGATAGAAAGCGTTTCTCTGACGGACGGTCAAAAGAGAGCGGTTTGGATTTTGGGTATGTTCGTGTTCCCCGGTCTGATCGCCGGATTGGGTTCCATCTATGTCGTTCGTAGAAGAAGGGGCCGTGATTCCGAATGA
- a CDS encoding ABC transporter permease, giving the protein MFRNIKWIFLKEVRVFFGTYLAPLVLGGTAFLNSLFVLILNFNSGTNYTETTVVTFISFMSTILIAMLIVAMGTITEERNRGTLEFLFTAPISEMEIVVGKFLFGALVCLIVSLLVDGLFPLFLFFFWKAPLYIVASGTIGVFLLGIFTFAVGLFGSSLGKNQMVSMLISIMILLTLWVIGFFSYLFDAATRKVLFHLHIFSHFIGFSKGVLPLSSIVFFISGTVFFLYLTVKVLESRRWRG; this is encoded by the coding sequence ATGTTTCGTAATATAAAATGGATTTTTTTAAAAGAGGTAAGGGTATTCTTCGGAACTTATCTCGCTCCTCTGGTGTTGGGTGGGACCGCCTTTTTGAATTCCTTATTCGTTCTCATCCTGAATTTTAACTCGGGTACGAATTATACGGAAACCACGGTGGTGACGTTCATTTCATTTATGAGTACGATCCTGATCGCGATGTTGATCGTAGCTATGGGAACGATCACCGAGGAAAGGAATCGTGGGACCTTGGAGTTTCTCTTTACCGCTCCTATTTCGGAAATGGAAATCGTGGTGGGTAAATTTCTCTTTGGCGCCTTAGTTTGTCTGATAGTCTCGCTGTTGGTCGACGGACTCTTTCCTTTGTTCCTATTCTTCTTTTGGAAAGCCCCTCTTTATATCGTGGCCTCCGGAACGATAGGAGTGTTTCTATTGGGGATATTCACCTTTGCTGTGGGGCTTTTCGGTTCGAGTCTGGGCAAGAATCAAATGGTTTCCATGCTGATCTCCATCATGATTCTATTAACTCTTTGGGTGATCGGATTCTTCTCGTATCTCTTCGATGCGGCAACAAGAAAGGTCTTGTTCCACTTGCATATATTTTCGCATTTTATCGGCTTTTCGAAGGGAGTGCTTCCTTTGAGTAGTATCGTTTTCTTTATCAGCGGAACCGTATTCTTTTTGTATCTTACGGTAAAGGTTCTGGAATCTAGGAGGTGGAGAGGATGA
- a CDS encoding ABC transporter ATP-binding protein, giving the protein MIKVRNLSKFYGKKLAIDRLNFELKEGEIVGLLGLNGAGKTTTIRILTGYLMATDGLCELNGLNTFEHPMEVKKKIGYLPETPPLYPELTVREYLAFAARIKQVSEEELESEISRVVNLTDLTSAENKVIETLSLGFRKRVGIAQALLGNPEVIIMDEPISGLDPKQIVEIRNLIHNLKENHTILLSSHILPEVYKTCNRFLFLHNGRIVYQCNRQELEKEMENLSGLEVTLSGKSKSETESYLSGIANQSGANVRFVGEDPVGFTFLINTSSERKFKEDLYAGISSSGILPEFIRKQDVTLEQIFMNKV; this is encoded by the coding sequence ATGATAAAAGTAAGGAACCTTTCCAAATTCTACGGAAAGAAATTGGCAATTGATCGACTCAATTTCGAACTCAAAGAGGGAGAAATCGTCGGCTTATTGGGCCTGAACGGTGCAGGCAAAACGACTACGATCCGGATCTTAACCGGATATTTAATGGCGACCGACGGACTCTGCGAGTTGAACGGTCTGAATACCTTCGAACATCCCATGGAGGTCAAAAAGAAGATCGGCTATCTTCCGGAAACGCCTCCTCTTTATCCCGAACTTACCGTAAGGGAATACCTGGCTTTTGCGGCTCGCATCAAACAGGTTTCGGAAGAGGAGTTGGAGTCGGAGATATCTAGGGTAGTTAATCTGACCGATTTGACTTCTGCGGAAAATAAGGTGATAGAAACCCTATCATTAGGATTTCGTAAAAGAGTAGGAATCGCTCAGGCGCTGTTAGGAAATCCCGAGGTCATCATTATGGATGAACCGATTTCCGGTTTGGATCCGAAGCAGATCGTGGAAATAAGGAATCTCATCCACAATCTAAAGGAAAATCATACGATTCTTCTTTCGAGTCATATCCTTCCTGAAGTCTACAAGACCTGTAACCGATTCTTGTTCCTACATAACGGTCGCATCGTATACCAATGCAATCGCCAGGAACTCGAAAAGGAAATGGAAAATCTTTCCGGTTTGGAAGTGACTCTTTCGGGCAAAAGCAAATCGGAGACCGAATCCTATCTGAGCGGAATCGCGAATCAATCCGGCGCTAACGTGAGGTTTGTCGGAGAGGATCCGGTCGGGTTCACTTTTCTTATCAATACTTCTTCCGAAAGGAAATTCAAAGAGGATTTATATGCCGGCATTTCCTCTTCCGGTATCCTTCCCGAATTCATCCGGAAGCAGGATGTGACCTTAGAACAGATCTTCATGAACAAGGTTTAA
- a CDS encoding ACP S-malonyltransferase, with the protein MAVANFLNEAKSQGNKLFLQFGGQGSPWLKELSKLYESEPSLKEFFETAFKTLAEEIPSLDKKIVSQGYDFESWLKNPDSAPDESYLSSASVSIVGIFLTQTANYVSLTNKGFATSELLANALGATGHSQGIVPAVLVSLGKEGAEFYKEFSKFLKFILYLGYRAQELYGVFNPSEEVLKGNEEIGDKQPAPMVAVIGYSAAELSERVQKTNADLGLSGTKAIYVSLFNTPDSNIVSGDPEALLAFRKKFKAEMDEKKVKFVYLRTTAPFHCPIMDGTENTVPKDMERIGFQYKGSDLKIPVYSIFDGRNFQNEPDVSLPLFREVLIKALHWDKATANFVNTAKVVGIDFGPSVVSQKLTQANLGSSENKIYSASSPKDIKVLLA; encoded by the coding sequence ATGGCAGTAGCAAACTTTTTGAACGAAGCAAAGTCGCAGGGGAACAAACTCTTCCTGCAATTCGGAGGGCAAGGATCCCCTTGGCTGAAAGAACTCTCTAAACTCTATGAATCGGAACCTTCGCTGAAAGAATTCTTCGAAACTGCATTTAAGACCTTAGCGGAAGAAATTCCCTCTTTGGATAAGAAAATCGTTTCCCAAGGATACGATTTCGAATCCTGGCTCAAGAATCCGGACTCCGCTCCGGACGAAAGCTATCTTAGCAGCGCCAGCGTCTCCATCGTGGGAATCTTTCTCACACAGACGGCAAATTACGTCTCCTTAACCAATAAAGGCTTTGCGACATCCGAACTATTGGCAAATGCCCTCGGAGCGACTGGACATAGCCAAGGAATCGTTCCCGCAGTCCTAGTGTCTCTCGGCAAAGAAGGCGCGGAGTTCTATAAAGAATTTTCTAAATTTCTAAAATTCATCCTCTACTTAGGCTACAGGGCCCAGGAGCTTTACGGAGTCTTCAATCCTTCCGAAGAAGTTCTGAAGGGCAACGAGGAAATCGGAGACAAGCAACCTGCTCCTATGGTAGCCGTTATCGGATATAGCGCAGCGGAACTTTCCGAAAGAGTGCAAAAGACCAACGCGGATCTAGGACTTAGCGGAACTAAAGCGATTTATGTTTCTCTTTTCAATACCCCGGATTCCAATATCGTTTCCGGAGATCCGGAAGCGCTTCTAGCGTTCCGCAAAAAATTCAAGGCCGAAATGGATGAGAAAAAGGTAAAATTCGTTTATCTCAGAACCACCGCTCCTTTCCATTGCCCGATCATGGACGGAACAGAGAATACGGTACCTAAAGACATGGAAAGAATCGGATTCCAATACAAAGGTTCCGATCTGAAAATTCCGGTTTATTCCATTTTCGACGGACGCAATTTCCAAAACGAACCGGACGTATCTCTTCCTCTTTTCAGAGAGGTTTTGATCAAGGCTCTTCATTGGGACAAAGCGACTGCGAATTTCGTCAACACTGCTAAAGTAGTAGGAATCGATTTCGGACCGAGCGTAGTTTCCCAAAAATTGACGCAGGCGAATCTAGGTTCTTCCGAAAATAAAATCTACAGCGCTTCCAGCCCGAAAGACATCAAGGTTCTTTTGGCGTAA